Within Epilithonimonas zeae, the genomic segment AGAAATTATTTTTGTAGAACAAATCCCAAGAACGCCCAACGGAAAAGTGAATCGTCTTGAATTAAAAAAATTGATTGTCAACCAATGAAAGATTTTTCTACCGAAATCAGTTACAAAACATCCCGCTCTTCCGGAGCTGGCGGACAAAATGTGAATAAGGTGGAAACAGCCGTGACAGCTATGTGGAACGTAATGGAAACCCAATTTTTCTCTTTTGATGAAAAGCTGAGAATCTCGGAAAAACTGAAAAACAGAATCAATTCTGAAGGTCTCCTTCAAATGACCTCATCGGAGAGCAGAACTCAGCTTCAAAACAAAAAAATCGTGACTGAGAAAATGCTGGAACTGGTTGAAAAATCACTCTTTGTTCCCAAGAAACGACTGGCTACAAAACCTTCAAAAGGTCAAATCCAAAAACGTATCGACAACAAAAAGAAATTGTCTGAGAAGAAAGAGAATCGAAAATTCAGGTTTTAAAATCCGAAAGCTTTTCTATTTCCTGATTAATTCTCTGAGTATATTCATATTGTTTCTCACGAATTCTTCCGTGATTAGTTACCGTTTCATAATCCTGCTGATAATCCTTGTAATCATCATAAATATTAGTGTAATACTTTTGAAGTGTTTTAGCATCTATCGTTTTGTTGCTGATTAATTTTCTAAATCTTCTTGCAAACAATTCAGCAATATCAAAATGACTCTGCTCGTGCATTAGAATCAAATCCGTTTTGTAGTCATTATGTGCCCAAGATTTGGAAGGCACAAAAAAAGATTCAATCTTAACTTCTTTGGAAGTGAATTTTTTGGTTGGACTGTTCAACAAATAGGAAATTCCGCAAAAGGTTGTCGCGGCGGCTTTGGAAGTATTCGGTTGCGTTTTCGATTGGAAATCTTCCCAAATCAACTTTCGGTTTTCATTCCAAAAAATCTTATCCTGAGCATTTGTCAATCCAATGATAAACAGAAAAATAAGTGCTAAAAATGGTCGTAACATATCTCTTAGATGTTTTTTTTCAATTAATGTTAATTTATTTCCACAAAAAATGTATTTTTACCTCCCTCATTTTAAAAAATGGAAAAAGAGATAAAAATCAACTTTGAAGTTATCCCGAGTTACGAACAACTCAACGATATAGAAAAAACACTTTTTGATAAAGCTAAAACCATTCGTGAACAAGCTTACGCGCCTTACTCCCATTTTTTTGTTGGTTGTGCGCTTCTTTTGGAAAACGGCGAAATAATCACAGGAAGTAACCAGGAAAACGCCGCATATCCTTCCGGTTTGTGTGCTGAGAGAACGACTATTTTTTGGACTTCGGCAAATTATCCAGATGTGAAAATCAAAAAAATATTTGTGATTGGCGGACCAGAAGATGCTTTAAGTTCCATTCCAATTCCACCTTGCGGCGGCTGCAGACAATCTATCCTGGAATATGAAGCTAAGCAAAAAGAAAAAATCGAAATCTATTTTGCCGCACCAAACGGAGAAATCATCAAAACAAAATCTATCCGAGACTTGTTGCCTTTCTCATTTGACGGAAGCTTTTTGTAATTTTTAGGCGCAACAAGCTGGTGGCTTCGGTAGAACATCCCAACCTGCTGTCCACTATATCTTTTTTGTCATTGCGAACAACGTGAAGCAATCTGTTCAACTTTTCAACAATCGCAATAACAAAAAAGGATGCCGTTCCCATCAGGGCTAAGTTGACATTTTGTATTTCTTTTCAACAATTAAAATTTCAACAATTAAAATCTCGCGAACTTGGCAGATTACGCGGATTTTACATCAAAAACAAATCTGCAAGATTAGCTTAATCTGCGAGAATAATTTTCTTTGATAATTATCTCTGTTTATAAATTCATCTAAACGATTTAAGCAATACCTAATAAAATCGAAAAACCCATTCAGAATCCTGAAAGGGCTTTTCTTTTAAAATGTAGATATGGATATGAAAATTTGGTTATTAGTTTTTAATCACTTTCTGAGTAGTTTTTCTACCATTTTCCAATTGGATTTCTACAACATAAACACCTTTCTCCAAATGTGAGAAGTCAATTGTAGAATCTGATATCAGTTTTGCATTTACATTTTGCCCTGCAAGATTGTAAACCTTATGAGTTTTGATTTTACTTGTTGATTTTATATTCAACATATCTTTCACAGGATTTGGATAGATAGAAACTATTGTATTTTTAACATCTGCAACACCTAAAACAGTTAATTCTGTTTCCTGAGATTTATCCGAATACTTCTTCGCAGCATCAATAGATTTTACACTCCAGAATATTTTGGAAGGTAAATTAGTTTTGTCCAAATACCAGCTTTTTGTCGTCACAATATATTTTGCGATGTCAGCTTTTCCGGTTTCTGAACCTACAGATAATTCATATTGAAGAGAGTTTTCCGGTGTTTTATCATCCGTTGCTCCGGACCAAGTGAACTTGATTTTACCGTCACTATCTGTTGCAGTTAAAATGGTTGGTGCATTTGGTTTTTGATTCGTGACTGTTGTTTTATTTTTGAATAATTTGGTGTAAGGCAACAAATCTTCATCAGCCCAATCAAAACCATTGGCTAGAATATCAAGATTCCCGTCGTTATCATAATCAAATACAGCTAAAGTTCCTTGGCTTCCCAAATTGTAAAGGTTCGCATTTTCATCTTTCTCAAATTTCTGAAGTTGAGGATTGTAAAGGAAAATTTTAGAATAGGATTCATAATCATTATCTCCAATGACAACAAAATCATAATATCCATCATTATTGAAATCACCGACTTCTACTCCACCACCAGACAATCCTTCGTCCTCGATTTTATTTTCAGTAAAATTTCCTTGGCCATCGTTAATGAAAACCGCCAGATATGGGTCATAATTTTCATCCTGACCTGCAACTACGAAATCCTGAAAACCATCACCGTTGAAATCCGCAAAAGACATTTTGCTGTCACTCACTGCTGGAAGTTCAGACTTCTGAACTAAATTTCCATTTTCATTAATATAAACAGAGAAAGTTCCTTCATAACCGGCATTATATCCATTGACAATTAAATCCAGTTCGTTATCATTATTAACATCAATCACTTTGAAACTTCCGTTTTGTGTTCCTGCCGCCCAAGCTGTATTTTTCTGAAAACCATTTGAATTATTAAGATATAAATCTAATTCGTGTGTAAAACCAACGCCTTCGACATACTGCGTTCCGTTAACTGCATAATCCTGTTTCCCATCGTGATTGAAATCGAAAACATCCAAACCTCCATAGATTTTTCCGGCTGCATTATCCATCAAAGTGAAACCAGAGCCTGTATTTTTCCATCGGTATTGCTGATAATTCACGGTGTCTTTATAACTTAATCCTGTGGTGATAACGTCCAGAAACCCATCATTATCAAAATCAATAAATTTAACCGCACTCAAGTGAACCGAATTGTCTCCAAATTCCTGAACGGAAGAGAAAGTTCCATTGGTATTTTTGTAAAGACTATTGGAAGTTGAATCCACATTAGTATCTCCGTCAGAGTCTATCGCGCCAGTGAAGAATATATCCTGAAATCCGTCATTATCAACATCTGCAACTGCTGCTGCAGAATAGAAATAATTTTTAAGATTGGGCTGAGAGATTTCTTCAAAACTTTGTGCGTTGCTAATCATAGCCGATAACAGAAAAACAGAAATGTAAAACTTTTTCATAATATTTATTTAGAATAATTAAAAATTACTTCACAAAAATATAGACTTAGCCTTACCAAAAACTATTTTGGAATATGATATTTATCTTGTTTTTGGGAAAATTAACCTGGGTTCAGAGAATAAGAATTATGAAATTTCAAAAATTCTACTCTCTTCATTGATGCGTCTCACAACGTTTTCTGTTCGTTCTTTGTGTGTGTCCGTAATGAAAATCTGTCCGAAACTTTCCTTATTTACCAATTCAATTAATTGAGAAACTCTGGTGTCATCCAGCTTATCAAAAATATCGTCTAAGAGGAGAATCGGAGACTTTCCTGTCAGTTCTTTGATTCGGTTGATTTGAGCAAGCTTTAACGAAATTAAAAATGATTTCTGTTGACCCTGTGAGCCTATTTTCTTGATTGAACTCCCATTCATTTCGAAAATCAAATCGTCTTTATGAGTTCCTTTGGAAGTGTAAGTTAAAGCTCTGTCTTTATCAATAGAGTTTGATAAAAGTTCTTTGAAAGTATTATCAAAAAGATGAGATTCATAAATCACGTTTACGATTTCCTTTCCACCGGAAATGATTTCATAAAAATGCTGAACGATTGGATTCAGTTTTTCAACAAACTCTTTTCTTCTCTCGAAAATCCTTGTTCCGAAATTTGAAATTGGGTCATCATAAATCTCCAAAGAATCTTTATCAAACGTTCTGTTCTTCGCGAAATATTTTAACAAAGCATTTCTCTGCTGAATGGTTTTCTGATACTGAATCAAATCAAAAAGATAAGAAGAATCGGTTTGGGAAATCATCGCATCCAGAAACTTTCTTCGGCTTTCTCCAGAATCGGAAATCAAATTGGAATCGTAAGGCGAAATCATCACACTTGGTAAATAACCAATGTGGTCAGCTAATCTGTCGTAGCTTTTATCATTCTTTTTAATGACTTTTTTAGACTCTTTTGGCTGAAGAATTTTAATAATGTCTTCTTTTTCTTCATTTTGTATTTCGGATTCAATCACGAAGAAATCTTCGTCAGATTTCACATTATTAAGGTCAGAATTTCCAAGGAAACTTTTTCCAACAGACAAATAATGAAGCGCATCCAGAACATTAGTCTTTCCTACTCCATTATTTCCTACAAAACAATTGATTTGAGGAGAAAATTCGAAAGCTCTTTCCGAGTGGCTTTTGAAATTGATGAGTGAAAGTTTGTTGACAATCATTTACTTGAAATTCTTTACTAATTTTAATAAGTCA encodes:
- the recF gene encoding DNA replication/repair protein RecF (All proteins in this family for which functions are known are DNA-binding proteins that assist the filamentation of RecA onto DNA for the initiation of recombination or recombinational repair.), with amino-acid sequence MIVNKLSLINFKSHSERAFEFSPQINCFVGNNGVGKTNVLDALHYLSVGKSFLGNSDLNNVKSDEDFFVIESEIQNEEKEDIIKILQPKESKKVIKKNDKSYDRLADHIGYLPSVMISPYDSNLISDSGESRRKFLDAMISQTDSSYLFDLIQYQKTIQQRNALLKYFAKNRTFDKDSLEIYDDPISNFGTRIFERRKEFVEKLNPIVQHFYEIISGGKEIVNVIYESHLFDNTFKELLSNSIDKDRALTYTSKGTHKDDLIFEMNGSSIKKIGSQGQQKSFLISLKLAQINRIKELTGKSPILLLDDIFDKLDDTRVSQLIELVNKESFGQIFITDTHKERTENVVRRINEESRIFEIS
- a CDS encoding FG-GAP-like repeat-containing protein, with the translated sequence MKKFYISVFLLSAMISNAQSFEEISQPNLKNYFYSAAAVADVDNDGFQDIFFTGAIDSDGDTNVDSTSNSLYKNTNGTFSSVQEFGDNSVHLSAVKFIDFDNDGFLDVITTGLSYKDTVNYQQYRWKNTGSGFTLMDNAAGKIYGGLDVFDFNHDGKQDYAVNGTQYVEGVGFTHELDLYLNNSNGFQKNTAWAAGTQNGSFKVIDVNNDNELDLIVNGYNAGYEGTFSVYINENGNLVQKSELPAVSDSKMSFADFNGDGFQDFVVAGQDENYDPYLAVFINDGQGNFTENKIEDEGLSGGGVEVGDFNNDGYYDFVVIGDNDYESYSKIFLYNPQLQKFEKDENANLYNLGSQGTLAVFDYDNDGNLDILANGFDWADEDLLPYTKLFKNKTTVTNQKPNAPTILTATDSDGKIKFTWSGATDDKTPENSLQYELSVGSETGKADIAKYIVTTKSWYLDKTNLPSKIFWSVKSIDAAKKYSDKSQETELTVLGVADVKNTIVSIYPNPVKDMLNIKSTSKIKTHKVYNLAGQNVNAKLISDSTIDFSHLEKGVYVVEIQLENGRKTTQKVIKN
- the arfB gene encoding alternative ribosome rescue aminoacyl-tRNA hydrolase ArfB, which gives rise to MKDFSTEISYKTSRSSGAGGQNVNKVETAVTAMWNVMETQFFSFDEKLRISEKLKNRINSEGLLQMTSSESRTQLQNKKIVTEKMLELVEKSLFVPKKRLATKPSKGQIQKRIDNKKKLSEKKENRKFRF
- the cdd gene encoding cytidine deaminase, with the protein product MEKEIKINFEVIPSYEQLNDIEKTLFDKAKTIREQAYAPYSHFFVGCALLLENGEIITGSNQENAAYPSGLCAERTTIFWTSANYPDVKIKKIFVIGGPEDALSSIPIPPCGGCRQSILEYEAKQKEKIEIYFAAPNGEIIKTKSIRDLLPFSFDGSFL